ACCCCGCTCGCGATCAGACGGTCGCTCTGCTGCCGCGGGACCGGGGTGACGCCGTAGTGGGTGACCTGCACGATCGCGTGCGAGGTGAGCGCCATGAAGTGGCTGCCCGCCATCCCGGCGTCCCCGTGCAGGTCGAGCAGGCCCGCTTCGGCGAGGGCGGTCATCGCGTCCGCGAACGCCCGGCCGACCGGCCCGGGACCGGCGTTGGTCCAGGCCTCCAGCACCTCCGGCGGCACGTGGTCGGCCTCGCTGTGGATGTGCCGGACCAGCGCGAAGTGGTCCGGGTACTGGGCCATCAGGCCGACGAACGCGTGGCCCAGGGCGACCAGGTCCCGCTCCAGGTCGTCCGCGTGCGGTGGCCGCTCGGGGGCCAGGAAGGCGTCGATCAGCGCGAGTTGGGCGTCCCGCACCTGTCCGGAGGTCCAGCTCACCACGGTCTGGAACAGCTGCGCCTTGCCGCCGGGGAAGTGGTTGTAGAGGGTGCGGGTCGAGACGCCGGCCGCCTCGGCCAGGGTGTCGACCGAGGCGCGCGCATAGCCCTCCCGGCCGAAGACCGTGCAGGCCGCGCTCGCCATGGCGACCTGCTTCGCCAGCTTCCGCGCCGGGACGCCCTGTGGTTCCTGCTCCAACCTGCCACCCCTTAAGAGTTACAACGGCCGTTGCACTTTCGACAACGTTCGTTGTAGTTTACCGGAGGGCGGTCGCACTGGGCGGCCGGCCCGCCCAACAAGGGGGAACCACCATGTCCAGCAAGGGTTTCAACGAGGACGCACCGCTCCGGGTCGCCGTGGTCGTCGGCAGCGTCCGCGAGGGCCGCCAGGGCCGGCGCGTGACCGACTGGTTCCTCGGCACCGCCGCCGCCCACGGCGACCTGGAGCTCGACGTCATCGACCTCGCCGACTTCGAC
The Streptacidiphilus albus JL83 genome window above contains:
- a CDS encoding TetR/AcrR family transcriptional regulator, which translates into the protein MEQEPQGVPARKLAKQVAMASAACTVFGREGYARASVDTLAEAAGVSTRTLYNHFPGGKAQLFQTVVSWTSGQVRDAQLALIDAFLAPERPPHADDLERDLVALGHAFVGLMAQYPDHFALVRHIHSEADHVPPEVLEAWTNAGPGPVGRAFADAMTALAEAGLLDLHGDAGMAGSHFMALTSHAIVQVTHYGVTPVPRQQSDRLIASGVAAFLRAYRAG